In one window of Clupea harengus chromosome 4, Ch_v2.0.2, whole genome shotgun sequence DNA:
- the tmem82 gene encoding transmembrane protein 82 isoform X1 — MLSFLTSLIPSLPSWLLFEISPVDSFLQGIVGACGISVLCSLLRIHVFIETDRIENDKDDERKSKQRTNHRIWPEAFQFWFLTGILAVVGSRVASLVVLEFSLRAISARVTSGPNSNKCYTEKLLVQCQFSMGCALSCSLHFLHKEAPHRWLSLLLASALSWFLASQCSRLHQHVKALFHLHSSQRYCGICIGLLTSGCSILPYLCCLLILTFAVAGIAALTSINQQFLSVTEALRFWTPLTICYTLLVVYMQEDQQRQPSSQTALQTVVVRLGGLMVLMLTVGQWADMFHVLVCFLGEAACLIPTGDLLNAKENQGTPEVHRNEAQRRDHRRHLKDNKHE, encoded by the exons ATGCTGTCCTTTCTTACCTCTTTAATTCCGTCACTACCGAGTTGGTTACTATTTGAAATAAGTCCTGTCGATAGTTTTCTGCAAG GAATTGTTGGTGCATGCGGGATCTCAGTGCTTTGCAGTCTATTGAGAATTCACGTATTCattgagacagacag GATTGAAAATGATAAAGATGATGAAAGGAAATCCAAACAAAGGACTAACCACAGAATATGGCCTGAAGCATTCCAGTTTTGGTTCCTCACCGGGATCCTGGCTGTTGTGGGGTCACGAGTTGCATCACTGGTTGTTCTTGAATTCTCACTTAGAGCAATTTCAGCACGAGTCACCTCTGGACCA AATTCCAACAAGTGTTACACGGAGAAGTTACTTGTTCAGTGTCAGTTCTCTATGGGCTGTGCACTAAGCTGCAGTCTTCATTTCCTCCACAAGGAGGCCCCCCATCGCTGGTTGAGTCTTCTGCTTGCCTCTGCACTGAGTTGGTTCCTGGCCAGTCAGTGTTCCCGGCTACATCAACATGTGAAGGCACTATTCCATTTGCACAGCTCACAGCGCTACTGTGGCATCTGTATTGGACTCTTAACCTCAGGATGCTCCATCCTACCCTATTTGTGCTGTCTTCTTATTCTAACTTTCGCTGTGGCTGGAATCGCTGCTTTAACTTCCATCAATCAGCAGTTTTTATCAGTCACAGAGGCTCTTCGATTCTGGACACCGTTAACAATCTGCTATACACTGCTTGTGGTATATATGCAAG AAGATCAGCAACGGCAGCCCAGTAGTCAAACAGCTCTTCAAACAGTGGTGGTCCGACTCGGAGGCCTTATGGTACTGATGCTGACAGTAGGGCAATGGGCAGATATGTTCCATGTCCTTGTGTGCTTCCTGGGAGAAGCAGCTTGTCTAATTCCTACTGGAGACTTATTGAATGCCAAAGAAAAT CAGGGTACACCAGAAGTTCACAGAAACGAAGCACAGAGAAGAGACCACAGGAGGCAtttaaaagacaacaaacatGAGTAA
- the tmem82 gene encoding transmembrane protein 82 isoform X2: MLSFLTSLIPSLPSWLLFEISPVDSFLQGIVGACGISVLCSLLRIHVFIETDRIENDKDDERKSKQRTNHRIWPEAFQFWFLTGILAVVGSRVASLVVLEFSLRAISARVTSGPNSNKCYTEKLLVQCQFSMGCALSCSLHFLHKEAPHRWLSLLLASALSWFLASQCSRLHQHVKALFHLHSSQRYCGICIGLLTSGCSILPYLCCLLILTFAVAGIAALTSINQQFLSVTEALRFWTPLTICYTLLVVYMQEDQQRQPSSQTALQTVVVRLGGLMVLMLTVGQWADMFHVLVCFLGEAACLIPTGDLLNAKENGTPEVHRNEAQRRDHRRHLKDNKHE, encoded by the exons ATGCTGTCCTTTCTTACCTCTTTAATTCCGTCACTACCGAGTTGGTTACTATTTGAAATAAGTCCTGTCGATAGTTTTCTGCAAG GAATTGTTGGTGCATGCGGGATCTCAGTGCTTTGCAGTCTATTGAGAATTCACGTATTCattgagacagacag GATTGAAAATGATAAAGATGATGAAAGGAAATCCAAACAAAGGACTAACCACAGAATATGGCCTGAAGCATTCCAGTTTTGGTTCCTCACCGGGATCCTGGCTGTTGTGGGGTCACGAGTTGCATCACTGGTTGTTCTTGAATTCTCACTTAGAGCAATTTCAGCACGAGTCACCTCTGGACCA AATTCCAACAAGTGTTACACGGAGAAGTTACTTGTTCAGTGTCAGTTCTCTATGGGCTGTGCACTAAGCTGCAGTCTTCATTTCCTCCACAAGGAGGCCCCCCATCGCTGGTTGAGTCTTCTGCTTGCCTCTGCACTGAGTTGGTTCCTGGCCAGTCAGTGTTCCCGGCTACATCAACATGTGAAGGCACTATTCCATTTGCACAGCTCACAGCGCTACTGTGGCATCTGTATTGGACTCTTAACCTCAGGATGCTCCATCCTACCCTATTTGTGCTGTCTTCTTATTCTAACTTTCGCTGTGGCTGGAATCGCTGCTTTAACTTCCATCAATCAGCAGTTTTTATCAGTCACAGAGGCTCTTCGATTCTGGACACCGTTAACAATCTGCTATACACTGCTTGTGGTATATATGCAAG AAGATCAGCAACGGCAGCCCAGTAGTCAAACAGCTCTTCAAACAGTGGTGGTCCGACTCGGAGGCCTTATGGTACTGATGCTGACAGTAGGGCAATGGGCAGATATGTTCCATGTCCTTGTGTGCTTCCTGGGAGAAGCAGCTTGTCTAATTCCTACTGGAGACTTATTGAATGCCAAAGAAAAT GGTACACCAGAAGTTCACAGAAACGAAGCACAGAGAAGAGACCACAGGAGGCAtttaaaagacaacaaacatGAGTAA
- the tmem82 gene encoding transmembrane protein 82 isoform X3, which yields MLSFLTSLIPSLPSWLLFEISPVDSFLQGIVGACGISVLCSLLRIHVFIETDRIENDKDDERKSKQRTNHRIWPEAFQFWFLTGILAVVGSRVASLVVLEFSLRAISARVTSGPNSNKCYTEKLLVQCQFSMGCALSCSLHFLHKEAPHRWLSLLLASALSWFLASQCSRLHQHVKALFHLHSSQRYCGICIGLLTSGCSILPYLCCLLILTFAVAGIAALTSINQQFLSVTEALRFWTPLTICYTLLVVYMQDQQRQPSSQTALQTVVVRLGGLMVLMLTVGQWADMFHVLVCFLGEAACLIPTGDLLNAKENQGTPEVHRNEAQRRDHRRHLKDNKHE from the exons ATGCTGTCCTTTCTTACCTCTTTAATTCCGTCACTACCGAGTTGGTTACTATTTGAAATAAGTCCTGTCGATAGTTTTCTGCAAG GAATTGTTGGTGCATGCGGGATCTCAGTGCTTTGCAGTCTATTGAGAATTCACGTATTCattgagacagacag GATTGAAAATGATAAAGATGATGAAAGGAAATCCAAACAAAGGACTAACCACAGAATATGGCCTGAAGCATTCCAGTTTTGGTTCCTCACCGGGATCCTGGCTGTTGTGGGGTCACGAGTTGCATCACTGGTTGTTCTTGAATTCTCACTTAGAGCAATTTCAGCACGAGTCACCTCTGGACCA AATTCCAACAAGTGTTACACGGAGAAGTTACTTGTTCAGTGTCAGTTCTCTATGGGCTGTGCACTAAGCTGCAGTCTTCATTTCCTCCACAAGGAGGCCCCCCATCGCTGGTTGAGTCTTCTGCTTGCCTCTGCACTGAGTTGGTTCCTGGCCAGTCAGTGTTCCCGGCTACATCAACATGTGAAGGCACTATTCCATTTGCACAGCTCACAGCGCTACTGTGGCATCTGTATTGGACTCTTAACCTCAGGATGCTCCATCCTACCCTATTTGTGCTGTCTTCTTATTCTAACTTTCGCTGTGGCTGGAATCGCTGCTTTAACTTCCATCAATCAGCAGTTTTTATCAGTCACAGAGGCTCTTCGATTCTGGACACCGTTAACAATCTGCTATACACTGCTTGTGGTATATATGCAAG ATCAGCAACGGCAGCCCAGTAGTCAAACAGCTCTTCAAACAGTGGTGGTCCGACTCGGAGGCCTTATGGTACTGATGCTGACAGTAGGGCAATGGGCAGATATGTTCCATGTCCTTGTGTGCTTCCTGGGAGAAGCAGCTTGTCTAATTCCTACTGGAGACTTATTGAATGCCAAAGAAAAT CAGGGTACACCAGAAGTTCACAGAAACGAAGCACAGAGAAGAGACCACAGGAGGCAtttaaaagacaacaaacatGAGTAA